In the Sandaracinus amylolyticus genome, CGCGCCGGTGGAGGCGATCCTCGGGTCGAAGCTGCGCGCCGGCGACGTCGTGCTCGTCGAGGCGGGCGAGACGATCCCCGGGGACGGCGAGGTCGTCGAGGGCGTCGCCTCGGTGAACGAGAGCGCGATCACGGGCGAGAGCGCGCCGGTGATCCGCGAGAGCGGTGGTGATCGCAGCGCGGTCACCGGCGGGACCCAGGTGCTCAGCGACTGGCTCGTGATCCGCGTCACGCAGAACCCCGGCGAGACGTTCCTCGACCGCATGATCGCGATGGTCGAGGGCGCGAAGCGCAAGAAGACGCCGAACGAGATCGCGCTCGACATCCTGCTCGCCGCGCTCTCGATCATCTTCCTCGTCGTCACCGCGACGCTGCTGCCCTACTCGCAGTACGCCGTCGACGTGAGCGCCGATCCGAACGACGTGCCGGTGAGCATGACCGTGCTCGTCGCGCTGCTGGTGTGCCTCATCCCGACGACGATCGGCGGGCTGCTCTCGGCGATCGGCATCGCGGGCATGGATCGGATGATCCAGGCGAACGTGATCGCGACCTCGGGGCGCGCGGTCGAGGCTGCGGGAGACGTCGATGTCCTCCTGATGGACAAGACCGGCACCATCACGCTCGGCAACCGACAGGCGACGCGCTTCGTGCCCGGGAAGGGCGTGAGCGAGCGCGAGCTCGCGGACGCGGCGCAGCTCGCTTCGCTCGCCGACGAGACGCCCGAGGGCCGCAGCATCGCGGTGCTCGCGAAGGAGAAGTTCGGCATCCGCGCGCGCGAGGTGCACGAGCTCGAGGCGCACTTCGTCGCGTTCACCGCGCAGACGCGGATGAGCGGCGTCGACCTGCGCGGTCGCTCGATCCGCAAGGGCGCGGCGGACGCGATCGGACGCTTCGTCGCGGAGCACGGCGGCGCGCTGCCGAGCGAGGTGAAGGCGGCGGTCGAGGAGATCGCGAAGGGCGGCGGGACTCCGCTCGTCGTCGCGGACCGTGGGCGCGCGCTCGGCGTGGTGCAGCTCAAGGACATCGTGAAGGGCGGCATCCAGGAGCGCTTCGCCGAGATGCGCCGCATGGGCATCAAGACCGTGATGATCACCGGCGACAATCCGCTCACCGCAGCGGCGATCGCGGCCGAAGCAGGCGTCGACGACTTCCTCGCGGAGGCGACGCCGGAGGCGAAGCTCGCGATGATCCGCGACTACCAGGGCAAGGGGCACCTCGTCGCGATGACCGGTGACGGCACCAACGACGCGCCCGCGCTCGCGCAGGCCGACGTCGCGGTCGCGATGAACACCGGGACCCAGGCCGCGAAGGAGGCCGGCAACATGGTCGACCTCGACTCGAACCCGACGAAGCTCCTGAACATCGTCGAGATCGGCAAGCAGATGCTGATGACGCGCGGCTCGCTCACGACGTTCAGCATCGCGAACGACGTCTCGAAGTACTTCGCGATCAT is a window encoding:
- the kdpB gene encoding potassium-transporting ATPase subunit KdpB, with amino-acid sequence MTDISQNGGRPIAVPATAEGAPPSIGSHKHVARPLFEPTIVRRAVIDAFVKLDPRLMIKNPVMFVVEVGSVFTTLLFLHSLTGEGDAPPLFAGLVALWLWFTVLFANFAEAMAEGRGKAQADALRAARKDVQAKKLREARRDAPVEAILGSKLRAGDVVLVEAGETIPGDGEVVEGVASVNESAITGESAPVIRESGGDRSAVTGGTQVLSDWLVIRVTQNPGETFLDRMIAMVEGAKRKKTPNEIALDILLAALSIIFLVVTATLLPYSQYAVDVSADPNDVPVSMTVLVALLVCLIPTTIGGLLSAIGIAGMDRMIQANVIATSGRAVEAAGDVDVLLMDKTGTITLGNRQATRFVPGKGVSERELADAAQLASLADETPEGRSIAVLAKEKFGIRAREVHELEAHFVAFTAQTRMSGVDLRGRSIRKGAADAIGRFVAEHGGALPSEVKAAVEEIAKGGGTPLVVADRGRALGVVQLKDIVKGGIQERFAEMRRMGIKTVMITGDNPLTAAAIAAEAGVDDFLAEATPEAKLAMIRDYQGKGHLVAMTGDGTNDAPALAQADVAVAMNTGTQAAKEAGNMVDLDSNPTKLLNIVEIGKQMLMTRGSLTTFSIANDVSKYFAIIPAAFLTTYPALGALNVMGLTSPVSAVLSAVIFNAVIIVALIPIALRGVRYRAEPAASLLRRNLLIYGLGGLVLPFPCIKAIDMALTAIGLV